One region of Glutamicibacter sp. B1 genomic DNA includes:
- a CDS encoding Gfo/Idh/MocA family protein: MGTTTRTRYVLIGAGNRCEMYITSMLGDHSNVAELVALADTNPGRIEYYQDVVEQTFGERLGAFDPEELDSFIREHSIDRVIITTPDYTHASLICTSMYAGADVIVEKPLTIDAESTARIAQAMTDTGREVIVAFNYRYSPRNTALKKAIDDGLIGQVTSIDFNWMLDTVHGADYFRRWHRLKENSGGLLIHKSSHHFDLVNWWIDDSPKSVFAAGGLKFYGPKNAESRGLAAHERGTHEFSDQEPFDLDLRSDERLEKLYLANEHFDGYRRDQGVFNGEISIEDNLSLTVQYDKGPILSYSLNAHSPWEGYRVAINGTEGRLELDVVERAAVLPAAGGRPVDPSFSDDGQSSKIRAKGERLVVQRHWQEAEEIPIINSDGSHGGGDKLLLEELFEGRQADAYSRQAGFLDGARAIAVGICGNKSLETGALVDVTSAGLGVNLSSIEKVQV, encoded by the coding sequence ATGGGAACAACAACACGCACACGTTATGTATTGATCGGCGCCGGCAACAGGTGCGAAATGTACATCACTTCCATGCTCGGTGATCACAGTAACGTCGCGGAATTGGTCGCATTGGCAGATACAAATCCGGGCCGTATTGAGTATTACCAAGATGTCGTCGAGCAGACCTTTGGAGAACGCTTGGGAGCGTTTGACCCGGAGGAGCTGGATTCATTCATTCGTGAGCATTCCATCGACCGAGTGATCATTACGACCCCGGACTATACCCATGCTTCACTGATCTGCACTTCCATGTATGCCGGTGCCGATGTCATTGTGGAAAAGCCGCTGACTATCGATGCTGAGAGCACCGCACGAATTGCCCAAGCGATGACCGATACAGGTCGAGAAGTGATCGTAGCTTTTAACTATCGATACTCACCAAGAAACACGGCACTGAAAAAAGCTATTGATGATGGACTGATTGGTCAGGTGACATCCATTGATTTCAACTGGATGCTCGATACTGTTCACGGAGCCGACTACTTCCGCCGCTGGCACCGACTGAAAGAGAACTCGGGAGGGCTTCTAATCCATAAATCGAGTCATCATTTTGATCTCGTTAACTGGTGGATTGATGACTCACCTAAGAGCGTTTTCGCCGCCGGTGGCCTGAAATTCTATGGTCCTAAAAATGCTGAGTCCAGAGGCCTGGCGGCGCACGAACGTGGCACGCATGAATTCAGTGATCAGGAACCCTTTGACCTGGACCTACGTAGCGATGAACGTCTAGAAAAGCTGTACTTAGCTAATGAACATTTTGACGGCTATCGACGGGACCAAGGCGTCTTTAATGGAGAAATTTCCATCGAAGATAATCTGAGTCTGACGGTTCAATATGACAAGGGCCCCATCCTCTCCTATTCACTTAATGCGCACAGCCCGTGGGAGGGGTACCGCGTAGCCATAAACGGTACCGAGGGACGACTCGAGCTCGATGTCGTGGAGAGAGCCGCAGTACTACCGGCGGCAGGAGGCAGACCCGTTGATCCCTCCTTTAGCGATGACGGACAGAGCAGCAAAATCCGAGCAAAGGGTGAACGTCTTGTGGTGCAACGGCACTGGCAAGAAGCCGAAGAAATCCCGATCATCAATTCAGATGGATCACACGGTGGCGGCGATAAGCTCCTGCTGGAAGAACTCTTCGAAGGACGCCAAGCGGACGCCTATTCACGACAGGCCGGGTTTCTTGACGGAGCCCGAGCGATCGCCGTGGGCATTTGCGGGAATAAATCTTTGGAAACTGGCGCGTTAGTGGACGTTACGTCCGCCGGCCTTGGCGTTAATTTGTCATCAATTGAAAAGGTTCAGGTGTAA
- a CDS encoding NAD-dependent epimerase/dehydratase family protein translates to MSEKVIITGGSGRLGRAVVAGFAAAGHDVVSLDRGLPEEPVPGVDYRSIDLMNAEATHVAFKEISPQAVVSLAAMAVPFMAPEEVLLQTNATIAHNVTSAAVESGATRVVLASSPSIMGYGSPGGWVPEKLPLDENETPRPWHAYGLSKYVAEQIAAMFAAKMGPRSPVKFASFRPCFVIAEEEWDGAPTQQGHTVAERLQDPKLSAPALFNYVDARDVADFLLLLLERFDRVENGAVFFVGAKDAMATRPLSEIIPEIYPELASLATGLTGDSPAFSIEKAREVIGWEPKRSWRSELKAKV, encoded by the coding sequence ATGAGTGAGAAAGTTATTATTACCGGCGGTTCAGGACGCTTGGGTCGCGCTGTCGTTGCTGGTTTCGCGGCCGCAGGACATGATGTCGTTTCTCTGGACCGGGGGTTACCCGAAGAACCAGTGCCCGGTGTTGATTACCGCAGCATTGATTTGATGAATGCTGAAGCTACGCACGTAGCATTCAAGGAAATTTCTCCTCAGGCCGTGGTTTCGCTAGCGGCCATGGCGGTACCGTTTATGGCTCCGGAAGAAGTCCTTCTTCAAACTAACGCGACCATCGCGCACAATGTCACTTCTGCGGCTGTGGAATCGGGAGCGACGCGTGTTGTCCTGGCCTCTAGTCCATCAATCATGGGCTACGGATCTCCCGGCGGTTGGGTTCCTGAAAAGCTTCCACTAGACGAAAATGAAACACCACGCCCGTGGCATGCCTATGGTTTATCCAAGTATGTCGCTGAACAGATCGCAGCCATGTTCGCCGCCAAGATGGGGCCACGGAGCCCGGTGAAGTTTGCTTCATTCCGCCCTTGCTTCGTGATTGCAGAAGAAGAGTGGGATGGTGCACCGACCCAACAGGGCCACACGGTGGCAGAACGATTGCAGGATCCGAAGCTCTCGGCTCCTGCACTGTTCAACTATGTCGATGCTCGCGACGTCGCAGACTTCCTGCTGCTGTTACTCGAGAGATTTGACCGGGTTGAGAACGGTGCAGTGTTCTTTGTAGGAGCTAAGGATGCCATGGCCACCCGTCCACTCTCGGAGATCATCCCAGAGATCTATCCGGAACTCGCATCCCTGGCAACGGGCCTGACCGGCGATAGCCCGGCCTTCAGCATCGAAAAGGCCCGCGAAGTGATCGGCTGGGAACCTAAGCGCAGCTGGAGATCCGAGCTTAAAGCCAAGGTCTAA
- a CDS encoding M24 family metallopeptidase, which translates to MPTAITSEYTKKHALLTEIIQRRGAQAILLSTPASLAWLLDGARTHVSLAAPPIVRVLVHAEGCELATSISEAQRLQDEELTVLSSAKLHVTNWYESLDDVSAWFPEAADWKILAESEVDSELRTMRTALTATEVDRYRQLCQDTASVMTEVLSESSSDDSEFAIAAKLSAGAIAQGGEVLVALVSGSTRTDYRHPLPTQAPLGRKAMAVLCVRRHGLIANLTRWVRFAPATEEELAGEADILGVEADIISGISEGKALGELLPIIQQAYPAHGFDELEWTRHHQGGIAGFNGRDPRLAPGATDRFQANQAFAVNPSAQRDGHTFKVEDTMLFTESGAIEVLSVDPQWPTTMVNGLPRPQVLQR; encoded by the coding sequence ATGCCCACGGCGATAACAAGTGAATACACAAAAAAGCACGCTCTGCTCACGGAAATCATTCAAAGGCGGGGAGCCCAAGCAATACTGCTCTCCACCCCAGCATCGTTAGCCTGGCTCCTGGACGGTGCACGTACACACGTTTCGCTTGCAGCTCCTCCGATCGTCCGCGTTTTGGTTCACGCTGAAGGCTGCGAGCTTGCTACATCAATCAGTGAAGCACAGCGGCTACAAGACGAAGAACTCACTGTTCTGAGCTCGGCGAAACTACATGTCACCAACTGGTACGAGTCACTAGATGATGTCAGCGCTTGGTTCCCCGAGGCTGCAGACTGGAAGATTCTTGCAGAGTCCGAGGTCGACTCGGAGCTTCGTACTATGCGCACGGCGCTAACGGCAACGGAAGTGGACCGCTACCGTCAGTTGTGCCAAGACACTGCTTCGGTGATGACCGAAGTACTTTCAGAGTCTTCCAGCGATGACTCCGAATTCGCTATCGCAGCCAAACTATCTGCAGGCGCCATCGCACAAGGTGGAGAAGTCCTGGTAGCCCTAGTTAGCGGTTCCACTCGTACCGATTATCGACACCCTTTGCCGACTCAGGCACCACTGGGGCGCAAAGCCATGGCCGTATTGTGCGTCAGGAGGCATGGGTTGATTGCCAACCTGACGCGCTGGGTCCGCTTTGCGCCTGCTACCGAAGAAGAACTTGCCGGAGAAGCTGACATTCTCGGCGTCGAGGCAGACATTATTTCGGGTATTTCAGAAGGCAAAGCACTCGGCGAGCTGCTGCCTATCATCCAGCAGGCCTATCCAGCCCATGGCTTTGACGAGCTGGAGTGGACGCGGCATCATCAGGGCGGAATTGCCGGATTCAACGGTCGGGATCCGCGACTAGCTCCAGGAGCAACGGACCGTTTCCAAGCAAATCAGGCTTTCGCAGTCAACCCGAGTGCACAACGCGACGGCCATACTTTTAAGGTTGAGGACACCATGTTGTTCACTGAATCTGGTGCCATCGAAGTGCTTAGTGTGGATCCCCAGTGGCCAACCACCATGGTCAACGGATTGCCTAGGCCCCAAGTGCTACAGCGATAA
- a CDS encoding DUF6807 family protein gives MNQQTTAAATKDDNSASPSSAPAVVLVGLNGFGRQHLINIQRLVGEEKISFLAGIDPNDPGSAIRGENTRIFSSLDEFIDSGLKPDIIIISTPINTHADLALKALVTGADLYLEKPPTATLEQYETLLSAAQAAGVNVQVGFQALGSLALKAVAEFFESGSENSPIGALRAVGASGNWLRTTGYYNRSPWAGHRQLNGIEIADGVVTNPLAHAVASALRIAGAQRSSDVISVATDLYHAHQIEADDTSVVKLQTTTGIPVTAALTVCAKEQQDPWITIYGTEGSAVLYYTRDELIIKPNPDLGRSATSKVFDRVNLLENLVDVRAGVATELLSSLESAGAFMRVLEQIRIGPEPTDIPEEYVIPTDDGDQFHPVIPDIEHFIDRSVAAQSNFSSLGAPWAAEPESSGKFTLEHPTTGQKQVVARLRTGEDIAVTNSPRPFLDELTTLGGVHISDQQPLDHTWHLGVGVAIQDVNGNNFWGGRTYTRADSRYVWREDHGHIRTLANSFAANGSSVNSQLEWVGHQQHVLLDEQRTVDFRTFTHSSVGATGWIMDFTFSLSAREQSVSLGSPGSNGRPKGGYGGFFWRMPRNSNPQIFTDSLVGEEQVHGSLSPWLAFSADFFSEAVGLSQRGTGHGEATLIFCSDEGDPWFVRSSGYPGVGSSLAWDAPVVLEPGTSLTRRLRVLVVDGRLNATATSALVQEFGADNQKDGTCPRR, from the coding sequence ATGAACCAGCAAACCACCGCAGCGGCTACCAAAGACGATAATTCCGCTTCACCGTCATCAGCGCCAGCGGTGGTGCTGGTCGGTCTTAATGGTTTTGGACGCCAGCATCTGATAAATATTCAACGTCTAGTAGGTGAGGAAAAGATCAGTTTCCTTGCTGGAATTGATCCCAATGATCCGGGCAGCGCTATTCGCGGAGAAAATACTCGAATCTTCAGTAGCCTCGACGAGTTTATTGATTCGGGGTTGAAGCCGGACATCATCATCATTTCGACCCCCATTAATACTCACGCAGATTTGGCTTTGAAGGCCTTAGTAACCGGTGCTGACCTGTATTTGGAAAAACCTCCTACGGCTACCTTGGAGCAGTACGAAACACTGCTGAGTGCCGCGCAAGCAGCTGGTGTCAACGTCCAGGTAGGGTTCCAGGCACTGGGGTCATTGGCACTCAAAGCAGTGGCTGAATTCTTTGAATCCGGTTCCGAGAATTCACCCATTGGTGCCTTACGTGCGGTCGGGGCCAGCGGAAATTGGCTACGCACCACGGGCTACTACAACCGCTCACCTTGGGCCGGTCACCGACAACTGAATGGTATTGAAATCGCTGACGGTGTGGTGACCAACCCACTAGCTCATGCGGTCGCCAGTGCCCTAAGGATTGCCGGGGCACAACGCTCCAGTGACGTCATTTCGGTAGCCACAGATTTGTATCATGCGCACCAAATCGAAGCCGACGATACTTCGGTAGTGAAACTACAAACGACTACCGGCATTCCGGTCACCGCAGCCCTGACAGTCTGCGCGAAGGAACAGCAGGACCCTTGGATCACCATCTATGGAACTGAAGGTTCAGCCGTCTTGTACTACACCCGCGATGAATTGATCATCAAGCCCAATCCGGACTTAGGCCGTTCCGCTACTTCCAAGGTTTTTGATCGGGTGAATCTGTTGGAGAATCTTGTCGACGTCCGTGCCGGAGTTGCCACTGAACTACTAAGCTCACTGGAATCTGCCGGGGCCTTCATGCGCGTTCTGGAACAAATACGAATTGGTCCAGAACCAACAGACATCCCTGAAGAATATGTGATCCCCACGGACGATGGAGATCAATTCCATCCTGTCATCCCAGATATTGAGCATTTCATTGATAGGTCTGTGGCTGCGCAGTCGAACTTCTCCTCACTTGGAGCCCCTTGGGCCGCTGAGCCGGAATCTAGCGGTAAATTCACGCTTGAGCATCCCACCACCGGGCAGAAACAGGTCGTCGCCAGGCTCCGCACCGGTGAGGATATTGCCGTCACTAACTCGCCGCGGCCATTTCTTGATGAGCTCACGACCCTAGGCGGTGTGCACATCAGTGACCAGCAACCGTTGGATCACACCTGGCATCTTGGCGTCGGGGTAGCCATCCAGGACGTCAATGGAAATAACTTCTGGGGCGGACGAACCTATACACGGGCGGACTCACGTTACGTATGGCGCGAAGATCATGGACATATCCGCACTCTTGCAAATTCTTTTGCTGCCAACGGGAGTTCGGTCAATTCCCAACTAGAGTGGGTCGGCCATCAGCAGCACGTTTTGTTGGATGAACAACGCACAGTAGATTTCCGTACTTTCACCCACTCATCCGTTGGGGCAACAGGATGGATCATGGACTTCACGTTCAGCCTTTCGGCCCGTGAACAATCTGTTTCTCTCGGGTCACCTGGATCTAATGGACGGCCCAAGGGCGGTTATGGCGGATTCTTTTGGCGAATGCCTAGAAACAGTAACCCACAGATATTTACCGACTCTCTAGTAGGCGAGGAACAAGTCCATGGCTCTTTGAGCCCATGGTTGGCCTTCAGTGCCGACTTCTTCTCAGAGGCAGTGGGCCTCTCACAGCGTGGCACAGGACATGGCGAAGCGACTCTCATTTTCTGTAGCGACGAGGGTGATCCGTGGTTTGTCCGTAGCTCTGGTTATCCAGGTGTTGGCAGTTCATTGGCTTGGGATGCCCCAGTCGTATTAGAACCCGGCACCTCTCTGACTCGTCGTCTGCGCGTTTTAGTGGTTGACGGTCGTCTGAATGCCACAGCAACCTCCGCACTTGTCCAAGAATTCGGTGCAGACAATCAGAAAGATGGAACATGCCCACGGCGATAA
- a CDS encoding sugar phosphate isomerase/epimerase family protein has translation MSFELSLNTGTTPNLNLQQAVEAAARAGLSHIGPWRHLLEQAGGAQRAATIIKEGGLQASTLCRGGFLTATSSQAQQEALDSNRQAIEEAATIGANNLIMVVGGLPSAAHLLGGAGDRQDKDIVGARDRVARALDQLVPLAIDHGVCLVLEPLHPMYAADRAVLSTLGQALDMATAYPAEAVGVVVDTFHVFWDPQLQQQIQRAGHERRLASYQICDFNLPIASNALQSRGMMGDGHVDFSSISRWVAQTGYRGPVEVEIFNDEINAQDADLTLNTMSERFASLVLPHLEQAAGIQSASAIN, from the coding sequence ATGAGCTTCGAACTTTCCCTGAACACCGGCACCACACCCAACCTCAATCTGCAGCAAGCGGTCGAGGCGGCTGCCCGCGCTGGATTAAGCCATATCGGCCCATGGCGTCACCTCCTCGAACAAGCTGGAGGGGCGCAACGAGCTGCGACCATCATCAAGGAAGGTGGGTTGCAGGCAAGTACCCTGTGCCGTGGCGGATTCCTCACGGCCACCTCTTCACAGGCACAGCAAGAAGCCCTCGATTCCAATCGTCAAGCCATCGAAGAAGCTGCCACCATCGGGGCGAATAATCTGATCATGGTAGTCGGTGGCTTGCCGTCAGCAGCGCATCTTCTCGGTGGCGCTGGAGATCGCCAGGACAAGGATATTGTTGGTGCCCGAGATCGAGTGGCACGAGCCCTAGACCAGTTGGTTCCGCTGGCAATAGACCATGGTGTCTGCCTGGTGCTCGAACCATTGCACCCGATGTATGCAGCTGACCGCGCCGTCTTATCTACACTGGGTCAGGCCTTGGATATGGCAACTGCCTATCCAGCTGAAGCGGTCGGAGTGGTTGTGGACACTTTCCACGTCTTCTGGGATCCACAGCTACAACAGCAGATCCAGCGTGCCGGCCACGAACGTCGCCTAGCTAGTTATCAAATTTGCGACTTCAACCTGCCAATCGCCAGTAATGCGCTCCAGTCACGCGGAATGATGGGCGATGGTCATGTTGATTTCTCATCGATCTCTCGTTGGGTAGCTCAGACCGGTTATCGAGGCCCCGTCGAAGTCGAAATCTTTAATGACGAAATCAACGCTCAAGACGCTGATCTAACGCTGAACACCATGTCAGAACGTTTCGCGTCACTGGTTTTACCGCATCTTGAGCAAGCTGCAGGCATCCAGTCGGCGAGCGCCATAAACTGA
- a CDS encoding dihydrodipicolinate synthase family protein → MSQNNFPELTLIDEHGQSFTYKMHGPGDFHRPTSPITSRKVYAAAHVIPHMDADNTPGAPAVIDWEATLAYRHELWSYGLGVADAMDTAQRGMGLDYAATCELINRSAQEAATVIADNRYPALTSLTVRDIIACGVGTDQLNDQPVEPGDLQLVIDAYLQMLHLVENSGAKSILMCSRALAKAARTPQDYVQVYSTLLDAAQQPVILHWLGEMFDPQLAGYWGTTDLAEATAVFQSILEKHSEKIDGVKVSLLDAEHEKQLRATLPSGIRLYTGDDFNYPELIDGDGELHSDALLGIFAAIYPAASTALQAFDASDAARGRTILDSTRELGLHIFSAPTFYYKTGIAFLSWLNGHQSGFQMVGGLHAGRSFPHLVRTFVLADTAGLLLNPELAAKRMEELLAVYGAKTTTRTLTGVS, encoded by the coding sequence ATGAGTCAGAACAACTTTCCAGAACTCACCCTGATCGATGAGCACGGGCAGTCATTTACCTACAAGATGCATGGACCTGGCGACTTCCACCGCCCCACCTCACCCATCACCTCACGCAAGGTGTACGCAGCAGCCCATGTGATTCCACATATGGATGCAGACAACACCCCTGGGGCACCAGCTGTCATTGATTGGGAGGCTACACTCGCCTACCGTCACGAACTCTGGTCCTACGGGCTAGGTGTTGCCGACGCCATGGACACCGCGCAACGTGGCATGGGCCTGGACTATGCAGCCACCTGTGAGCTGATCAATCGTTCAGCCCAAGAAGCAGCAACCGTCATTGCCGATAACCGCTACCCAGCACTCACCTCGCTGACGGTACGCGACATTATCGCGTGCGGAGTCGGGACCGATCAGCTCAACGACCAGCCGGTTGAGCCAGGTGATCTGCAGTTAGTCATTGACGCCTACCTGCAGATGTTGCACCTTGTCGAAAATTCCGGAGCAAAGTCCATTTTGATGTGCTCACGGGCTTTGGCCAAGGCTGCACGGACCCCGCAAGACTACGTCCAGGTTTACTCAACCTTGCTAGATGCTGCCCAGCAACCAGTGATCTTGCACTGGCTCGGTGAAATGTTTGACCCCCAGCTTGCCGGATACTGGGGCACCACCGATCTTGCCGAAGCAACGGCAGTGTTCCAATCCATCTTGGAGAAGCACTCAGAAAAAATCGACGGAGTGAAGGTTTCACTACTTGACGCGGAGCACGAAAAACAACTTCGAGCCACGCTTCCATCTGGAATCAGGCTGTACACCGGGGACGACTTCAATTATCCAGAACTCATCGATGGTGATGGGGAACTGCATTCAGATGCCTTGCTCGGAATATTTGCAGCTATCTATCCCGCAGCATCAACAGCCCTCCAAGCTTTTGATGCTTCAGATGCCGCAAGGGGCCGCACCATCTTGGACTCAACCCGGGAACTGGGCCTGCACATTTTTAGTGCTCCCACGTTCTACTACAAGACTGGAATCGCGTTCCTTTCCTGGCTCAACGGTCATCAAAGTGGCTTCCAGATGGTCGGTGGCCTGCACGCAGGACGCTCATTTCCCCATCTAGTTCGCACCTTCGTCTTAGCAGATACCGCAGGCCTGTTGCTGAACCCAGAACTAGCTGCCAAGCGCATGGAAGAACTCCTTGCCGTTTATGGCGCCAAGACCACTACCCGTACATTGACAGGAGTGTCATGA
- a CDS encoding Gfo/Idh/MocA family protein: MNGITGRMGYRQHLLRSILPIRDQGGITLADGSKLTVEPILVGRNEDKLRELAQKHRVEHYSTDLDSLIDDPSIDIIFDASMTSLRYDTLSKAIAAGKHIFTEKPTAENLDDAVDLARQAKAKGITAGVVHDKLYLPGLVKLRRLVDEGFFGRILSLRGEFGYWVFEGDIQEAQRPSWNYRLADGGSMTTDMYCHWNYVLEGIIGQVKTVTSTTATHIPTRWDEQGEPYEATADDAAYGIFELETPEGDPVIAQINSSWAVRVYRDELVEFQIDGTHGSAVAGLNKCVAQQRAHTPKPVWNPDLPVTESFRDQWLEVPANADLDNGFKLQWEDFLADVAAGREHKYGLLSAARGVQLAALGLQSASERRTLDIPEITL, translated from the coding sequence ATGAACGGCATCACCGGCCGGATGGGCTACAGGCAGCACCTACTGCGCTCTATCCTGCCCATCCGCGACCAGGGTGGCATCACTCTTGCCGACGGGTCCAAGCTCACCGTTGAGCCGATTCTTGTTGGCCGCAATGAAGACAAATTGCGGGAGCTCGCGCAGAAACATCGAGTGGAGCACTACAGCACGGATCTCGATTCGCTCATCGATGATCCAAGTATTGACATCATCTTTGATGCCTCGATGACCTCGCTACGGTATGACACTTTGTCCAAGGCCATCGCCGCGGGTAAGCACATCTTCACGGAAAAGCCGACCGCCGAAAACTTAGATGATGCCGTTGACCTCGCCCGTCAGGCCAAGGCCAAAGGAATTACCGCCGGCGTAGTTCATGACAAGCTCTACCTTCCTGGACTAGTCAAACTACGTCGCCTCGTCGATGAGGGATTCTTCGGAAGAATTCTCTCCTTGCGCGGAGAATTTGGATACTGGGTCTTTGAAGGCGACATCCAAGAGGCTCAGCGCCCATCGTGGAACTACCGCTTAGCGGACGGAGGCTCGATGACCACCGACATGTACTGCCACTGGAACTATGTTTTAGAAGGAATCATCGGCCAGGTCAAAACCGTGACTTCCACTACCGCCACCCACATCCCCACCCGATGGGATGAGCAAGGCGAGCCATACGAAGCCACTGCCGACGACGCCGCTTATGGCATCTTTGAACTCGAAACCCCCGAAGGTGATCCGGTCATCGCACAGATCAACTCCTCGTGGGCTGTGCGCGTATACCGCGACGAACTAGTCGAATTCCAGATCGATGGAACCCATGGTTCAGCCGTGGCGGGCCTCAACAAGTGCGTCGCCCAGCAACGCGCTCACACGCCTAAGCCGGTATGGAACCCAGATCTGCCAGTGACCGAGTCCTTCCGTGACCAGTGGTTGGAAGTTCCCGCAAACGCGGATCTCGATAACGGCTTCAAACTACAGTGGGAAGATTTCCTCGCGGATGTCGCCGCTGGACGGGAACACAAATACGGTCTGCTATCTGCGGCCCGTGGAGTACAGCTAGCAGCCCTAGGCCTACAGTCTGCCTCCGAGCGCCGAACCCTAGATATTCCGGAGATCACGCTATGA
- a CDS encoding LacI family DNA-binding transcriptional regulator, protein MAIRLTDVANEAGVSLATASRVLNGSARKPAAEISDRVRAAAEKLGYFPNAQAQALARASTKLVGLVVRDIADPYFSTIARGVQRGLGDSGTQLLLASTDSEPEREIEAVRSFMSQRTDAIILSGSRGLSEDAALLRLIGSYQENGGQVIVIGQPLASTGGIQIDNETTSENLAEELIRSGHRRFVVLAGDENLLTSRDRAQGFLRKLKRTGLSAVGVVHGAFSREGAYMAMSDFLRGRKSEEDAQQLCVFCVSDVMALGAIRAIRESGLRVPEDIAVVGFDDIPTLEDVTPGISTARLPLEEIGRWAGEMVLSHGEARKTVVAGTPVLRESTKLHAGNQ, encoded by the coding sequence ATGGCTATTCGACTAACTGACGTCGCTAATGAAGCCGGTGTTTCATTGGCAACTGCCTCACGCGTGCTCAATGGTTCCGCACGAAAGCCGGCCGCTGAGATCTCTGACAGGGTTCGTGCTGCTGCGGAGAAACTTGGCTATTTTCCCAACGCTCAGGCGCAAGCGCTTGCCCGGGCTTCAACGAAGCTGGTTGGTCTTGTTGTTCGCGACATCGCGGACCCCTACTTCTCGACGATCGCTCGCGGAGTTCAGCGAGGCCTGGGGGATAGCGGCACCCAGCTGCTTTTGGCTAGTACGGATTCTGAACCAGAGCGAGAAATTGAAGCCGTCAGATCCTTTATGTCCCAGCGCACGGATGCCATTATTCTCTCTGGTTCCCGTGGTTTATCTGAGGATGCAGCCTTGTTGCGGTTGATTGGGAGCTATCAGGAAAATGGGGGTCAGGTAATCGTTATCGGACAACCCTTGGCGAGCACTGGTGGTATTCAGATAGACAACGAAACGACCTCTGAAAACCTCGCTGAAGAGCTCATTAGATCGGGCCATCGAAGGTTTGTTGTTCTTGCTGGAGACGAAAACTTACTGACTTCGCGTGATCGCGCTCAAGGCTTCCTGAGGAAGTTGAAGCGTACAGGGCTGTCGGCTGTGGGGGTCGTGCATGGTGCGTTTTCCCGCGAAGGCGCCTATATGGCGATGAGTGATTTCCTTAGGGGGCGCAAGTCGGAGGAGGATGCGCAACAACTGTGCGTTTTCTGCGTTTCTGACGTCATGGCCTTGGGGGCTATTCGCGCCATTCGGGAAAGTGGACTTCGCGTACCCGAGGATATTGCGGTTGTAGGCTTTGACGATATTCCGACCCTTGAGGACGTTACTCCTGGAATTAGTACCGCTCGTCTGCCATTGGAAGAGATCGGTAGATGGGCCGGTGAGATGGTGCTAAGTCATGGAGAGGCGCGTAAAACGGTAGTTGCCGGAACTCCCGTGCTGCGCGAATCTACCAAGCTGCATGCGGGGAACCAGTGA